Proteins co-encoded in one Malus sylvestris chromosome 7, drMalSylv7.2, whole genome shotgun sequence genomic window:
- the LOC126630336 gene encoding cytochrome b5-like yields the protein MGSKSQLFQYDEVAKHNHKKDCWIIISGKVYDVTPFLEEHPGGDEVLLLAVEKDATDDFNDVGHSDSAREQMEKYYVGKVDTSTIPAQPNYKLPAQAAAQSEQSSGLLVKLLQFLLPLLIMGAAFALQYYNKK from the exons ATGGGTTCAAAATCTCAACTTTTTCAATACGATGAGGTGGCAAAGCACAACCACAAGAAAGATTGTTGGATCATAATCTCTGGAAAG GTTTATGATGTGACCCCTTTCTTGGAGGAACACCCTGGAGGCGATGAAGTCTTGCTATTAGCAGTCG AAAAAGATGCAACAGATGACTTTAATGATGTCGGCCACAGTGATTCCGCGAGGGAGCAGATGGAAAAATACTACGTAGGCAAGGTTGACACGTCCACCATACCGGCACAGCCAAATTACAAGCTTCCTGCTCAAGCAGCTGCTCAATCTGAACAATCTTCTGGACTTTTGGTAAAACTTTTACAGTTTCTGCTGCCCTTGTTGATCATGGGAGCTGCATTTGCTCTGCAATACTACAATAAAAAGTAG